The following proteins are encoded in a genomic region of Odocoileus virginianus isolate 20LAN1187 ecotype Illinois chromosome 14, Ovbor_1.2, whole genome shotgun sequence:
- the MRPL36 gene encoding large ribosomal subunit protein bL36m translates to MATALLRRVASAVGPLLQLGGRPLSALAPAPPRAGPAARAPLGLIAALLTARPVLGLQPALGFKTKGVLKKRCKGCYLVKRRGRWFVYCKTNPKHKQRQM, encoded by the coding sequence ATGGCCACCGCCCTCCTAAGGAGAGTGGCCTCCGCCGTGGGCCCGCTGCTGCAGCTGGGGGGCCGCCCGCTTTCCGCGCTCGCGCCTGCACCCCCGCGCGCTGGTCCTGCCGCCCGCGCGCCCCTCGGCCTGATCGCCGCGCTCCTCACCGCGCGCCCGGTGCTCGGCCTGCAGCCCGCCCTGGGCTTCAAGACCAAGGGCGTCCTCAAGAAGCGCTGCAAGGGCTGCTACCTGGTGAAGAGGCGCGGGCGCTGGTTCGTCTACTGCAAGACCAACCCGAAGCACAAGCAGAGGCAGATGTAG